Below is a window of Shinella sp. PSBB067 DNA.
TGACGGCAACCGTGACGTCTTCGGCCTTGGCGGGCAGCGCAAGCGCGAGCGTTGCAGCGGCGGCGAGCAGGATATGGCGCATGAAGGGTCCTCCCTAGAATGATTTTACGCCGTTTCTAGGCAAAACGGCCGTTCAAATCAATTCTCGGAATCGGTTGGGCCGATCATATTTTCTGATGGAGGGTGCGCTCAGGGCCGAGCCGGGGAGGCATAACCCCCTCATCCGGCCCTTTCGGACCACCTTCTCCCCGAGGGGAAAAGGAAAACCACCGCCGCCGCAATCCCCCTTCTCCGGGGAGAAGGTGCCGGCAGGCGGATGAGGGGTTGCGCCCTCAGTCGTCCTCGCCGTGCCCGACGATCATCATGGCCTCGAAGGCCATGCGCTCGACCTTGCGCATGCGCTCGGATTCGGACTTCAGCTGGCCGCAGGCGGCGAGGATGTCGCGGCCGCGCGGGGTGCGGATCGGCGAGGCATAGCCGGCCTGGTTGATGAAGTCGGCGAAGCGCTCGATCTGCTCCCAGTCCGAACACTGGTAGTTCGTGCCCGGCCAGGGATTGAAGGGGATGAGGTTGATCTTCGCCGGAATGCCCTTCAGGAGCTGCACCAGCAGCTTGGCGTCCTCCAGCGTGTCGTTGACGTCCTTCAGCATCACATATTCGAAGGTGATGCGCCGCGCGTTCGACAGGCTCGGATAGGCGCGGCAGGCCTCGAGCAGTTCCTTCAGCGGATATTTCTTGTTGATCGGCACCAGCATGTCGCGCAGCTCGTCGCGCACCGCATGCAGCGAGATCGCCAGCATGACGCCGATCTCCGAGCCGGTGCGGTAGATTTCCGGCACGATGCCGGAGGTCGACAGCGTGACGCGCCGCTTGGAGAGCGACAGGCCGTCGCCGTCGGTGGCGATGAGGAGCGCCGTCTTGACGCTCTCGAAATTGTAAAGCGGCTCGCCCATGCCCATCATGACGATATTGGAG
It encodes the following:
- the rlmN gene encoding 23S rRNA (adenine(2503)-C(2))-methyltransferase RlmN encodes the protein MDFLNTAAPVKAPVVRNIPAAEKPTLIGLSREEMGRALVEKGVAERQVKMRVSQLWHWLYVRGVSDFDDMTNVSKDMREMLKTHFTIARPEIVDEQISSDGTRKWLLRFPARGAGRPVEIETVYIPEEGRGTLCISSQVGCTLTCSFCHTGTQKLVRNLTAEEILSQLLLARDRLGDFPDRDTPAGAIVPAEGRKVSNIVMMGMGEPLYNFESVKTALLIATDGDGLSLSKRRVTLSTSGIVPEIYRTGSEIGVMLAISLHAVRDELRDMLVPINKKYPLKELLEACRAYPSLSNARRITFEYVMLKDVNDTLEDAKLLVQLLKGIPAKINLIPFNPWPGTNYQCSDWEQIERFADFINQAGYASPIRTPRGRDILAACGQLKSESERMRKVERMAFEAMMIVGHGEDD